The window ATGAATGAACTGTCCCTTCGGGGACATCCGATAAAATTGGAACGATACAGAGAAGATTAGCATGGCCCCTGCGCAAGGATGACACGCATAAATCGAGAAATggtccaaattttttttctttccaattttgtttcttttttcaattaaaaagaTAGCATTATGTTCTTAAGCATATTTTATGATCCCATTTTCGGTATAATTCAGTTTTAACAAACTGTCCTATTATACAAATCCGATCACAAATAGGTGACtaaaattattggaaaaatTTTACGtcttttgaatttaatactactaacaatataataaatcatactagtatttaaaaataaaattatgcatcacttttcaatttatcaattttaataatcaattgttatctaataaaaatcatactggattaaaattaaaaaatgaatcatatATCCTGATTCAGTATTATGAACTCTCTAAGTTAAAATTCATcctaaacatacaaaatttaaaattaaaataaatcattttataaactaTTTATGTTTGAGGCTGTTGGTGGATTTTGAGATCATGCATTTGGTTGATGCAGTTTTTTATCGTCTTGTATTAGTCATGCATTCTTGCTAATCCTCACAAACTCATTATTTTCAGGGTAGTTTATATTCAACTTCTGTTATTTTTTGAAAGAACAGTAGATCTTAtagagtatttatatttatatttatcatgcTTTCTTTTATATCCTTAGAAACTCATTATTTTGAGGGGAAGCCAAATATATGCAACATTCCCATCCAATTTTCTAGTATAAAGTCAAGAAAATGCAACATGTAGAAAGTACTCCCCcccatttttttgtagtgcCCTCTTCTATATGGCAATGAAAATCTTTTTAGTTCTGGTTATTCTATCAATTATTTGTATTCAAAATATCGctctcaaaattaaaatacctGCGATCACGGAAGGATACTCAGTTTATATATTCAATGAATTACCTGAAAATTCTCCAACGTTAAGAACTCATTGTTATTCTGGTGATGATGATTTGGGAAATCATACGCTTCATGAACACCAAAACCATCATTGGCATTTCCACGTAAATATTTTTCAGACGACTCGTTTCTCTTGCAGTTTTTGGTGGGATGGAAGACATAAGGCTTTTGATGTGTTCTATGCAAAAACGGGGCAGATGTGCCAAACTGGATTGGGTATTAACGTATGTAGTTGGATCGTTGAGGATGAcggattttattttagtccTTCTGAACATTATGAATTCGATATGAGAAAAATGTACAATTGGGATTAAGAGTGATTTGTTAAGAAAACTAGGTAGTAGTAGCACACAAAATTATGCTACCCTTATCTGTCATGAACCAAATTCTTCATATGGAATATGGTATGGAAATGCGTGCATTTATTATAAGATATCACTGTGTTCTTAAGTTCTATATTTGTGAAtagatatactccctccgtccgtgaataggagtcctggttggctattttcatccgtccgccattaggagtcccggttagacattttattttaggagtataaaaaatgaccccacttttcccttaatttagaagctgcaattaattttaatccactttgattgcaaataataatataaatgggtctcacattccactatcacacacttaaattattacactcaaacttttcttaaaacccatatccaactcaactgggactcctattcgcgacgaatggagtattaatacTACTCCAGTATggataactatttttttaggttGACTACAGATTTACTGAATCCAAAGCCaccatgtatttataaataaacaatgtcattttattGTTTGGTTGAAAACATCATTGATATATTAcactatttataaataaacaatgTCATTTCATTGTTTGGTTGAAAACATCATTGATATATTACACTTAGCCAaccatatttttatgtcatgggataatttataacaaaatctaaattttattaatttttcaattgatttttaaaattatagaatgGACCAAATTTGacaaacaataatttttaacaatttaacCTTCACAAAATGTACTAAAATTTGAACGGTTTTTCACCAAATGCCCCCCACCCCAAGAACAATCCGATCACAAAAGGCAACCGcaattgtatttaattattttcaatattaaaaaaaacataattattgaaatattttgaaatgaagataaattaatagaacTAATAACTAGTaactctttcaaattaaaaaaataaatatacatagaGATGAAAAAGGTAGAAGGTTTAttgttgaaacttgaaagggATAACATTTGATCAACATTCTCTTTGATAGCTTCATCACACTTCCCCAGTTACCGGAATCGGAGCTGATTAAGCTGAAAAAGATGATCGGAAAATGCGAATACTGAGTAGATTAGCCTCAGCCACCACCCACCAAGTCGTGTAATTGAAGCAAAAAACGAATCCCAAACCCCACACACTATTCCCAAATCAAAAATCTCAATTCAAATCCCCCAATTCCCAATTCCGGCAATGCCACCCGCCGCCGCCATCCCTTCCCTCTGCGTCCTCACCCTCTTCTCCATCCTGCTTTTCCTCTCCCTCACCACCGCCCCCCGCCGCCCCCCGCCGCCGTCGCTCTTCCCCAGCCGccaccgcctcctcctccacgACAACCAGACCGCCCCCGCCCCGCCCCCGCCCAGACTAGCCTACCTCATTTCCGGATCCGTTAACGATTCGGGGCGGGTCCTCCGCCTTCTCCACTCCGTGTACCACCCCAGGAACCAGTATCTCCTCCACCTCGATCGCTCTGCTACCCAATCCGAGCGCGACGCCTTGGCCGCCACCGTCGAATCGGCGCCGCTTTTCAGGGCTGCGGCGAATGTCCATGTTGTTGGCAAGGCGGATTATGTCCTCTCCAATGGGCCGTCGGCGCTCTCCTCCACGCTTCACGGCGCCTCTGTTTTGCTCCGTTTGTCGGACAAGTGGGATTGGTTTATCACTCTCTCTGCTGCTGATTACCCGCTTGTCACTCAAGATGGTACCTTTATTTGATTGGTTATGTGATTGCTTAACATTCTTTATAAGTATTTCTTTGGCTTGTTTTAGGGTTTATTCACAGTTATTGTGTTCTTGACAATTTGCAATTGGTAGTTGCTTGGCAATCAATGATAGCTTTATGTCATAGTTGTTTCTGTTATATGCTTTGAGTTAAGTTAGTTGATGTGTTAGTTACCTAATATGATCCTCGTAGCCTCAATGTATGTTTATCTTGGCTTCGTTGTCTGTCGATTACTAGATCAAGTTTGGTATTGTTTGGGATTCTAGATTTTGCTGCTTCGACTATTCgttgttttgtgtatttagTATGTGTGTTCTTCCGCATTTCATGGATATACGATTGGATTGGTTCATTTTGCATATAAGGGGGGAATTGGGACACTAACTTTTCTGTTAGACAAATCTGAGGTAGTACCACATATACTTCTTTTGTGTTTGACAAATGCAAATGTGAGTGTTACAACTGAAGTTTGTTGTAGTTGGTGTTTGTGAGTTCAATAAGCTCTGTGTTTATTGTCAATCTGATACTTGAGCTTTGGCAATTGATGGTTGCTTGGCAATCAAAACATTAGCTCCATACCCTAATTGTTtctgttgtgtgtgtgtgtgcgcgccCTTGAAGTAAAGTTAATggatgtgttatttttttagtttgctATGTTCTTGAAGTTTCTTTAGCTTCTTTTAGCTCTGCGTTTATTATGGATATGATTCTAGAGCTTTTTCAATTGATAGTTGCTTGGGAATAAAGACAGTAGCTTTATATCCTTGATGTTTCAGTTGTGTGTGTGAGCGTGCACGCTTTTAGTTAAGTTAGTGGATGTGTTGGTTACTTATGACTTGCCTAATCTGGTCTTTGTAAGCTCAAATCTCAATGTATTTTTTCACGGCTTTTATGGTTGCCGGTTACTATATCAAGTTTGGTACTGTATGGGATTATAGATTTGATGCTTCTCAAAGCTGTTTCAACCAGTGGTTGCTTTGTgtatttagtagtactatgtgTTTTCTTGAGCATTTAATGGATATACGTTTGGATTGCCTCATTTTGCGTATAAGTTGGAACCATATACTTCTTTTGTGTGTGACACATGCGAATGTTACAAACTTACAACTGAATTTTGTTGTAGTTGTACATATATCGTGAACTCGATAAGCTGTTTTAGCTCTTATAGTGTTGTACATATATCGTGTGCATTGCATATATCGTGTGCTTCCCCCATCCCAGTAGTTTCATGTACATGTGTTCTCAAATGTGTGCAAGAACATAGTGTGATTaagattttgttgaattatgttattttgttattcttTTACTCTGAATATGTGTTCCAATAAAGGCTTACTGAACCATCTACTTTGACACATTGAGATAACTTCACCTTATCATATAACCAAAGAAATCATACAAAGTTTATAGATGTGTCGTTTTTATCCGGAGTTGGCAGAGGATTTGTTGATTCTTCCATGTCTataaacttcataattttttaatttcataattttcttgtTACAACATTTGTGATGTGGAGCTTTTGTCTGCAGATCTTTTGCACATATTGTCATATCTACCTAGGaatcttaattttgtgaatcaTACAAGCTACATTGGCTGGAGGGAGTaagttttcttcattttgatTCAGAACTTTCTCGAAAATGCATTAGTTTTCTCTAGCAGTTCTTATCGATGTTTCTTTTCGTGTACTTTTATCTTAGATCGAGGAAATTGAAGCCGATAATAGTTGATACTGCACTCTACCTTACTGACAACATTGAGACATTTTTTGCAACTCAAAATCGACCACTGCCAGATGCCTATCGCTTATTCACAGGTTTGTTGAATTCTCATTGTTTTATATGGcaacaaaaatgaagaaagagaCGATGAATTATAAAAGACAGGTCAAGACCACGTGATCAAATAGTATCAATCACCAAACATACTAGTATTAGGTGTGGATTTGGATCTGCGAATTGGACGATCGTAATAAATCTCAGTTTCGTTAGACCATCTTACACAAGTTTTTTCGTGTTTGTATGAGAGTTATAAAGAATATCTTGTTTATGTTGCTTCTAGGTTCATCAATGGCTCTCTTGAGTCGAAATTTCGTCGAGTTCTTCATCTTGGGAACAGACAACCTACCAAGAACTCTACTGATGTACCTCTCCAACACACCGAAACCAACTTCCGTCTACTTCCCCACTCTTCTGTGCAACTCCCGTCAATTCAAACGGACAACAATCAACCACAGCTTGCTTTTCTCCTCTCTCGACTCCAGGCAGCGGATCCGCCAGCTCAACTCCAGCGACTTCCAGGAACTAGTCCAGAGCGGAGCAGCCTTCGCCTCAGCCTTTCCCCAGAACGACCCCATTTTGGACCGTATCGATCTAGAGCTCCTGCAGCGCTCTCCCAACAAACCAGTACCCGGTGGCTGGTGTTTAGGTGACTCCGGTGAGCATAAATGCAGCGTTTGGGGTGATTCCGACGTTCTAAGGCCTGGCTCAGGAGCCAGAAGGCTCGAAAAACAACTGGTTCGGCTTCTGTCGAAGGAACCGACTCAATGTTTGGATGAGTAATCCATGCTTCTGAATCTGATTAATATTGCTAAATGCATTTTTACTCAACTAATTCAAAATCTCTCCAAAAAAAACTTCTACCAATTCTTTATTGTGGGCTTTGGCTTTAGCTTTTCTTTCACATATGAAATGTAATGGTTACAAAACTGTTGGTCGGAGAGGAAGCGTCTTAACGGTTGGTGCGGGCTTAGCTTGACAGATAACTAGTTTAACAAGAATATCTGACCATATAATTTATCTTTTGTCTTTAATATAGCTACATGTTGGAGCCAAAGTTTTAATGATAACGagtgtttgattaaatttacTTTGAAAAGCTTGTATGTTAATTTTCatccaatattttaattcagcGTATAATTACGATGCACTTTCCATTTAagtcttattttatattcttccGTTATTATTTGTGGCTTACATGATTTGGGCAcgtaattatttaatgaaatactGTGTAAATGTTAAGTGATAtacttatgaatttttttgatatataacatttatatattaaatgtcGACTTATTTGGACTAATCTATAGGTgcaatttaatactccctccgtccacgaataatagACCACATAGTGAATGACACGGgatttaatgtgaaattggtaaaataagaaagaaggaaaataagtaagagaaaagtagtgttagtgggaTGTGGGGTCCATAGTATTAGTAGTGTTTAATTGTGTTAAGGTAGCAAATTTGGGATCATTTTTCAAACTGGgtatatttttcatggacggaggagTACTCCTTTTTTATTGGGCCTAAATCAAACATTAGTTTTAATGTACCTAGAACACGCTCACATTTTgcatattaaattttcatatgtataataaaaatattaaatgagcAATAGAAAAGAagatatttaataaatcaatcaatatagtataatcataaaaaagcACGCACTTGAATAATGAATGATATACTCCTATAAGATTAGAAAGGTGAAAAATTAAGATACACTAAATAAGCCTAATTTATTAGGGCATTAGGATGAATTTTGCCACCCTTGCGATGAAAGCATATGGTCGAAGGGCATTAGGGCATTAGGATGAATTTTGCCACCCTTGCGATGAAAACATATGGTCGAAGGGCACGCTGGGCCTCGACCAACATGCCCTTCAACAAACCATCCACGATTGGCGcaataaaaaccaaaaaaatcagTGGAACAATTTGTAATACACTCAGGACTCGTTCACCTaccttcatttttaatgaacaGATAAATAACTTGGTCTTAAATGGAGTGGCATGGCCCacatattccaattttatttcagATGTTCACTGATCACGATATTAAACtataatttgcatttttcatgattttttattttcttaaaaagtCCCCCACTTCAGTGGTTTACCTAAATTACCCTCCAAAATTCCCAAATCATTTCAGTAGTGGGAAAGCAAAAAAATGGGCGCCACTTTGGAATTTTTCAGCAACCCCCATTCTACAAAAAGGGGTTTTGGGCTAGCAGAATATTTCGTCGCTTGCTTTACAGGAATCAAAACTCTTGTTCAACTGGTAATAGGTATGCTCGAATTAGTAATGTTCTTCTGTGATTTACTTTAGAATTGGTTGGATTTTGAGTGTAGTGGCCCAATTGGTTTACTTATGTCTCTGCGTCTGTTAATTGTCAACACATCTTCGGCGAGATTTTTCGCGGAATGATTAGCAGGGTATCGTACACAAAGATGCAGCGAGGAGGAGTGAGAATTTGCCCTAGCGATTTTGGGGGAAACTTGAGAGGGGGGAATGAAAAACCAATTTGGGTGAAATGAAGCTGAGGGGTAAAAATGCAATCTTACATCTATTActgatttgaattttgggcAATTTTTCTAATGAACAGTGCAGGCCATTTTGTAGGGCCAACAAGTAATTCATCTTGGAAAGTAAACGTATGAATAACTACTGAAATTGGGCCTAAACTTGTTATATCTTACATAGTGAACGGGTCCTCAGTATGATCCAAATTGGAAGGGATAAAATTCCTAAGACCAATCCTAGACTCACTAGCCTAGCAAAATACAAACGCTCAACTTTTGCCTTTAGGTCCGTCTGAGCCTTGTTGGCCTCGTTAGGTCCGTCTGAACCTTGTTGGCCTCGTTTAGCAACGCGTTTACACCCACCAAAACCTCATCAAAATCTGGCACTCGGTCGAGGAGGAATTGGTCGCACAGaacattcaatttttcaatcGCTTCTAACGCAAGGACCGCGGATTGCATGTTGCCCCGCTTGGCCATTGTATCCAGCACAACAAGAGCAATCTCAATGCCCACGAGCACTGTACCTTAGATATTTCCAAACTACTTGAAAGAGGCATAATTTAACTGTTGCTAAGAGAATTGCTTCTATTGCGCTTGTGAACTATAGCTATCGCATTTGTAATGCTAAATTATGTAGTACTTAATTTGGAAatgtattttattgaaatatatatttacctttttcaaAAGATTTTATTATGAGCAATATACCTTGTCGATGTTTATCTTTCCTTCGGAGTTGctttaatacaaaatattttgtcgGCCCTTATACAATTGCACTTTCCGTGGCAAagccaatttattttaatttctacgTTGTAGAAGAATCCGGCTAAGGAAATAATACTAAGGGCTCGTTTGATAAGAAAGATGAGATATAACAAgatttgttaaataagataagaaatgcGGGCTTCGTGTCAAGATAAGCTCGGATGAAGGttttttcgttgttgtttggtagacaagaaattatctagattttgtattaataaatcataataaatgagttaAAAATGCTATCTGACCAAATTTGTGAGAtacatatatttgtattttaaggaaaaatttgCGAGCTCGGATGGGCCATAGAGAAAACCACGGGATGACATAATAGgttaactatgatatcaaacactTAGAAATAGTCATATAATTATCTATATCTAGGCATTACTGACTTATCAGACGGGCcctaactatatatatatactatacataAAATCTCCTAAGATTTGATTGCTCTTTCACAAAGGTAATTACCTTTGTTCCGCTTCTAATTTGGGTTCGTAAATTGTGTTCATATTTGTGGCTGGTTTTctccataattttaaataaatgaataaaataataaattaagctttgatttttataaaattaattttaatagtaatatttttttaatgtatgaaaatcaaattaaatatataaaaaaataaacaacgCTACGCAGAACAAAGATGATGTTTACATGTTGTCTTCGTAATATATATTAGGGGTATTTTCAAACCCGACCTGATACCCGGCGGGTATCAGGCACCCGCTACCCGCAAATGTCGGGGTCGGGGTCGGGTATTCAAACTAGGAGATTAACCTGATAACCGAGCGGGTATACCGAATATCTAATCTCGATGTGGGACAACCAAGTATGAGAAAGGGCCAAAGCAATTTGCTTAACtctcctttcttatttctatcACTATACTCCTCTCTAactactttcaaatttttaaaaataaaataagtttaactATATAATGAACCCAAAAAGtgataattctaatttttattctccTACATCTATATTGGATAATGTTTGATATGTATAGTTAATTGCTCAGCTGCTCTACACTAATTCTAAATATACATaccataatatttatattaccaTTTCAATTGAGCtcttttgaataaaaaaggaaCAAAATGATAGAAGTATTAGTgaaattatttctttcaattaatgagttaatatttttcattaacttGAGCAGTAAAGGGATGAATATGGTTAGCAGATGAATATGGTTAGCAGCAGTTGCATAAGAATATTTCATACTATTAGTATTAGGAGAAGTGTTTAAGCAAGAACATTCCCACATCGATGACAGACAAAAGGAggcaaatcaaaatttattataacaaACAGTAGTTTTTCATTGCTTAGCAGGACATGTAGCGGGTGCGGGTACCCACATATTCGGGTTTGGATACCGGCATTGCTTGCGGGTCGGGTATCAGGTACCAAAAAAGTTCAATTTTTGGGTGGGTACCCGCAAAATCGGTTATGGATACCTGCGAGTACCCATTTCGACACtccaaatatatttaataaaatttatttattaattgcgGGGCTATTCGAGCCAATTCATAGTTTCAATcataaaagaaatcaattaaacgAGATCTGTACATATTTAGTTTATGTACCTGTATTACTGCTTGATTACTGATGCCTATAAAGACTTTAGaagtatattagttttaatttaactcAAATTATGTacctatattttattttcacataCAATATAgttaaagaaatataaaatattttaactcATCGTCAAACTAATTGTAAAGGTAAAAGGCGTTGTAACAAAACAAaggcaaaataaataaaaaacctccaaccaaaaaaaacatttttttttttgcaattaacTCTATCAAAAGGGCACAGGCTCACCGGTGGGCTTGGCTGCTTTTGCAGCAATGTGGATGAAGTTTGCGACCCTCGCAATGAATGCAATAGTTTCTTGGGTCTCCTTGGTCTTGACCAGCATGTCCTTGAGCCAACCATCCACGATTAACCcataaaaacccaaaaaaagcAGTGGAAGTGGAACTACTCCAAATGTGTTCCAAATTAAaaggaatataaaaaatccaaTTGGAAACACTAGTCTAGCGTAATACAAGCGCTCaacttttttgtttatgtCTGCCTGAGCCTTGCTGACCTCGCTTAGCATGTCTTGAGCGCCCTTATGGCTCTTAATCCACATTTCCCAATCCCAAATTCTCCAAATCCGGGGGTAATTGGTGGTGAATTGGTAACGAAGCGCTTTCAATTGTTCAATCGCTCCCACAGCCAGGGCCGCGCATTGCATGTCGGCCTGCTTGACCGTtgaatcaaacaaaacaagagcACTCTCAATCCCCGTCACTAAACATCCGTCCGATGTACCAGGCATGTCTTTGCCTAGACGGAAGTGCAAGTCGTAGCTATATCGGATAGAGTCGAGAGACATTATTCGAGTTAATTTGGCTATCACCATTGTCCACTATTAGCTATCCTATTTATAAGAATACGGACTAGTTCATTTGGTaatgtatttaatatatttaccttttctttaTGACCAATTTACCTTCCTCAATTTTAACTCATAATTTGgtaatgtattttaattatggatATATATAAAGATTTGGTAATGTACCTTCGTCAATTTAAATCTTTCCTTTACTTGCTTTAATAccatatattttttacaatttacGCTTTACATGGCAatgacaatttattttaatttctatgttGCCCGAATCTTCTGATTTGGGTCGtatattgtgttgatttatGCTCAAAGTACgcattaaataatgaaaatttaaacgCGTTCGAATTTTATTGGAAGTTAATTGGACActgattatataattaattaatttccaatAATAGTGAAATCAGGGATTTCGCATTTCTggatatttaatttgcattcacttttataatttacGCCTGAATTTAAGTTTCTGAAGGAGAACATtccaaacaaaaagaaatcaatcataCCCTTCAATTTGacatattcataaaaataggTTAAAACCCCAACCCTAAAGGCCCTCCATATTCTGGTCCGACAGTATTGTGAGAAGTGTTAAATTAGGGTACACAGTGATCCGATAAAGGAGAGGGCCTAAACCGCCAGAAGCCCACGTCACAAGTCCAAAAGTTAGGTACTAATGAAGCAGTTAatttaaaactcaaaaattagaaaaatatataatcaaaggACGAAGATATGAAACACATGTTAGTAAAATCTGTATCATACAACCTACAATTAATAATTCAGAATTTTGCAGTGTAACTTTTTGACGGAATAGTTAAATATagaccaaaatatattatttaggACCTAATACTATCAGTGTAATACTCCATGTAGTACCAAAAGACAGCTATATTTTGAATAGACCAATTTTGAACTTTAGTctttaatattgttatttagTTGAGTTGTGTTCAGGTCAAAAGTTTTCTTATGGCATGGTGTTCAGATTTTGGCCTTATACCTAACATGTATGATATGTGGAGCCTAGCTCGTGTATATATTGTGGGTTGTTGTCTATAATCATTAATCTCTTGCTAGTTCGTAGTGTTAATCTTCGTCCTTTAAAAGTAATATctattttcattctaatttcgtctcttaaaattatgaactttctcatttaaaaaaaaattctctttatagaggtgagactcattctccacttaCAATATTCCAGtaacctttttctttttatatctcTTACTCCAACAATTGTATACtggtattaaaatttgtatcacgtcataactcatatttttaagagataggagtataaaaaagtAAGTTAAGATTGCAAGAATTCAGTCTTTTAAGGATTATAGTTGttgcaaaataattttga is drawn from Salvia hispanica cultivar TCC Black 2014 chromosome 6, UniMelb_Shisp_WGS_1.0, whole genome shotgun sequence and contains these coding sequences:
- the LOC125192875 gene encoding beta-glucuronosyltransferase GlcAT14B, with product MPPAAAIPSLCVLTLFSILLFLSLTTAPRRPPPPSLFPSRHRLLLHDNQTAPAPPPPRLAYLISGSVNDSGRVLRLLHSVYHPRNQYLLHLDRSATQSERDALAATVESAPLFRAAANVHVVGKADYVLSNGPSALSSTLHGASVLLRLSDKWDWFITLSAADYPLVTQDDLLHILSYLPRNLNFVNHTSYIGWRESRKLKPIIVDTALYLTDNIETFFATQNRPLPDAYRLFTGSSMALLSRNFVEFFILGTDNLPRTLLMYLSNTPKPTSVYFPTLLCNSRQFKRTTINHSLLFSSLDSRQRIRQLNSSDFQELVQSGAAFASAFPQNDPILDRIDLELLQRSPNKPVPGGWCLGDSGEHKCSVWGDSDVLRPGSGARRLEKQLVRLLSKEPTQCLDE